GTATCCAGGACATTCGACTCCAATTTTGATACATCGCCGGCAACTTGGCTGTTGCTCATCACATTTTAACCTCTAAGAATGTCTTGGTGAGTAAGGACAAGGGCTTCAGCTGAGCGGCTAACTCACTCGCTTCTTGCAGACGGAACATCCACCTGGGGAGAGTGTTAGTGGCAACAGACCGATACGCCAGGGACGGGAGAATAATTACTTCTAGATTTGCGCTTTCTAGCACAGCTTCGGCGTATCTTGTCGTCCATGGCATCTGAGGGAAAGGGGCAATCTTCACAGAAGGACTGTCGAGCCTGGGTGTTAAGACGCGTTCAGTATCACCGGCTTTATCTGTGGAGAGGCCGGAACCCCTGTTACCCCGCGTTTCTGGGTTAAGATAACTTGATACGGCCTAGCGTTGTTCATAATCTTGACGATATAATTGGCGGTGTTAAGGCGCTACGGAGCATCGGAGATCAACATGACAAGGATACGAAGCAACCCCCAGCCTCAACTGATATCTCCCCGGTATCCTCTTATCTTTCCGGCTCGGAACCATTCGCCACTGCCACACCCTCGGTCTCGTTCAACGGACCCGAGTACTTCTTGCTCGCCCTGAGCGGCCAGTACACGAGTCCAAACAGGAGCGTCGCGCCCAGCACGAGAGACGCGTAGTTCATGTTTTGTGCTGTGACGGGCTGGTAAGGAGGGAACAGCGAGAAAATGCTGGTAAAGATGAGATAAGCCACTGCAACAACGTTGATAAACATGCCGGCCCTTCCGAGACGGAATGGTCCCCATTTGAGCTGTTCTGGCGACGTGATGCGACGCCAGATGAGCAGCACAATAGGCATGATGTATGAGATTTCGAGGCCAACGACTGCGAGAGACAGGATCGCGTTGAAGGCTGTAGTTGAGCCGATGTTGATaagtccaagaagcatcAAGAGGACCATGGTCACAATAATTGCCACCGTCGGGATGCCGCGCTTCTTTTCCACCTTTGAGAGCGTTTCAGAGAATGGAAGTCCTGATCAGTCTGTCAGCTGCCATCCTTCAAGGTGCAGTCGCGAACATACCTTGATCCCTTGCAAACGCCCACATGACACGTCCAGCTGATGCCAGCAACGGAATGGTAGCCAGGCTCGCCATGAGCACGATGGCACTCGACATGGCTGACGCTGCTCCGGTGCTCCCTGTGATATTATAGAAAATCTCAATAATAGGGAACCCCGTGGTCGTGGCCAGGGCAGACTGGATATCGCCCATACAAAACAGGACAGCGATCAAGAATGCGAAACCAAGAACGCTGTTGAGAGCCACGCTTCCAATCATGGCATAAGGCACGCCCCTCTCAGGGTTATGCATCTCCTCGCTGAGGTGCGTTGCTCCGTCGTACCCGATCAGGACGTAGCATGAACTGAGCATGCCGATACACCACGCAGCACCATCACTGGACCACCCCGAATTATTCTCAAACGACGTGAAGACCCAGGTGGCCGAGTTCTTTGTCGGCGAAACGACGCACATGAcaatgaggatgacgaagaatAGGGCTACATGGAGAGTCAAAGACACCTTCTCAATCAGAGGCAGGATATTGCTGCAGAAGATGCAGATGCTTGCGGCGCCGATGAGAATTGCCCAGTACATAAGTGTTCCGTGCCATCGTTCGTACGTGTACGTTTCAGGGTAGTTAAGAACGAGGAGACCTTGGATCATTGTGCCGGCGAGGAAAGGGGCGCTTCCCGTGACAGTGATCCAGCCAAAGGTCATGATGTAGCCCGCGAACCAGCTGGTCATGGTCGATCCGGACTTGGACGATAGATGCGAGACAAAATGATACTGGCCTCCAGCCGAGGGAATACTAAGCACGAGAACACGTTAGCTATTGTTGGTTACGGGTCTTATTAACTCACCTAGAAGCCAACTCGGCCAGAGACATGGCAGAACAGAGTGACCCAATGGCAGCAACGATTGCACCATATATCAGTGACACTGGGCCTCCGCTGACAAGTCCAGCTGCCAAAGTGCTAAAGGTGTGTTAGTATCTGAGCAactctcgtctcgtcgaagTTCCCACCTGCACAGCGCTTCCCATGTTGCCATGAGAGACACGCATAGAGCCAGCATGGACGTAGTCGAAAAGTTGCGCTGTTGATCCAGTTAGCCAAACGTTAGTGGTAGATAAATAGGAGGACGGACTTTGAGTTCGGGGATGTAGCCGACATCCGCCAACTGTCCATTCTCAGTGTCGGCCACAGAGGGTCTTTTTTCGATGTCTGACTTTgttgccatgatgaagcgtATGTTGATcaatgctgatgatgatggttgagACTCAGGCTCGATACCATCCCATGAAAGAGTGAAGGAAGCCCTCTTTCTTGAAGGCCATCGCGCGACGAGGTATCACATCACAAGATCCATGAATCAGGAGTGGCACTAGAGCGTCGAATTGCTGGCTTCAATGCGCTAGACCAGGAAAGGACGAAAGGTGCGAGATGCTCCCCATCCCATATCTCAGCCAGATACCAAGCTATCTTTCTGAGGATAAGATATCCTGGTGAGGCTCAAGCCCGGTAATCTGGGGTTTATCGGAAACCAACAGTCCATTCCGAAAGGGATAGAATTCCCACATGTAGAGCTGACTCCCCGCATGATAACCGGATGCCAACATCCTGGCTGACCATCCCCGCGAACTGGACTGGGTTATCGCCGATCCCTTGATCCGCTAAACCCAAAAAGGACCAAAAGTGCGACTTCCACGCAAACGCAATTGGGGGTGGCTAATCAGTGAATGTGTATTGGAGATAACATCGATTGTCTTTAAGCCCTTTGACAGAGCACATTGTCTTCACCCGAGCTATTTAAAGCGATGTGCCATATCAAAGTCTATCACGGACTAGTCAGTCAACAACCCTGTCTTTCATCTCAAACCCTGCCACAATGTTCCAGTTCCTATCGTCAAAGAGCGCACCGACCGATGTGCCCCGTGCCCTGCCAGCATCATGGTACCGAGAGCCTGCCATGTACGAACTGGAGAGACGGGCCATCTATTCCAAGCGCTGGCTACTGGTGACGCATCGCAGCCGTTTTGCCAAGTCGGGCGACTTTGTTCAATATAACGAGGCTGGCTTTTCGTTCTTCCTCTGCCTCGACAGGGAAGGAAACCTGAATGGGTTTCATAACATCTGTCGCCATAGAGCGTACCCTGTCGTGACCAAAGATGAAGGCAATGTCAGCATTTTGTCCTGCAAATATCACGGTATGTAAATATCCCAAGCATCAGTATAATTGTCTAATGTCTTTCTCTAGGATGGTCATATGGGTTGAGTGGAAAACTGGCCAAGGCCCCTCGCTTCGAAAAGATGGAGACTTTCGACAAGGACGCAAATGGCCTGTTCAAGGTCCACGTGCACATTGACAAGAGAGGTTTCGTCTGGGTCAATCTCGACGGAGGAGACAAGCCTTCTGTTCCTTGGAAGAGCGACTTTGATGGAGCAGACACACAACCTCGACTTGGTATCTTCAACATGGATGATTACACGTTCGACCATGCTTGGGATATGCATGGAGACTATAACTGGAAAACACTGGTCGATAACTACAACGAGGTAAGAATCCCATCTATTCTACTTATACAGACATTTCTAACTAGTCCAGTGCTACCACTGCAGCGTTGCTCACCCTGGTATCGCCGCAACCTCCAATCTGACGACCTACAAAGTCGAAGTCAAGGGTGGCCAGATTCAGCACTTTGTTGAGGACAAGAAGGGGAAGGAATCTGGCCTGGAagtcgcgccgaccttcttcttcccaaACGCCTCAGTCACAATGACGTGAGTAACTGAACCAACGATAAGCCCCTCAAACATAGCTAACTAGTACTCCTAGCACGAAATACTTCTATCTCATGCGAGTAGTACCAACTTCAGCAACCACAACATCAATGCAGTACGAAGTTTACCGACACAAAGACGCCACAGACGAGGAGTTCAAAGAGGTTGACGACTTCTTCAAGCAAGTCGAGTCAGAAGACAAGGGCCTCTGCAACGCGGCCCAGAAGAACCTCAACGCAGGTGTCTATGTCACAGGGGACTTGAACTCTTTCAACGAAAAGGGTGTGTTGTACTTTCAGAAGATACTCAAGGAGGCTGTTGTGCAGCACCGGAATGAGGAGCAAAAGGCAGGTGGTGAGATGTGGCCTGCGAGGAGGACGGCAGCTAGGAATGGCATTCAGGAGGAAATTGAATTTTGTCAGGGGCTTTGTGATTCGAAAGGCAAGGAGGTTGAGTGGTAGGGCAGGCCTTAACAGATCTCCAGCCATCTTGTAGACTATCATACATCTTGGACTCAACTCAGCAAGTTAACAAGTGTATTTATCAGGATATACAGATTGTACAGGTGCGACCAAAGCATGTTGTCCGCTAAATTTCAGGCCACAATATCTACCAGCCCACTCTGATGTACCTAGACcaagatatatatatataatatattttagcTTTTACTTCTTTAAcctttaattaatatatcttttactatatataaatactagTAATAGTTCCTTAAGAGATTTACCTATGCTATAACGGAAACACCATTCTCGGTGAGCAGGGCCTAACACGTCGATCATTACCTCAAGCATCATAAACGTGAACAGTGCTCTCAGCCTTGAATCTCTTGTGTGATAAAGTGCCATACTTCCCGGGTAATGCTGGCATGGTACAAACCGTCTGCAGTGCATCAACATAGAAATGGGCAGTGCCATGAGCCTCGTATCTGCTGTGTAACAAAGTGTCATCTGGGTGACACCAAGCGCAGTGATGACATAGCCACATGTCCAATCTGCCTTGGTAACATCTCCCAAATCCATTCCTCACCGGGCTATGCAATCCCAAGAGTGTCACTAACCCAGTCCGAGTTCCAGGTTCCTCAGCGCCAGCCCAGAACCGGCTCATCTTAGAGCGGCGGGGGCTCAGGTCTAGAAACAGTCTACATGGGCATAGTGAGCTCCCCATCTGCTTCGACAGCCAACTCGAACAATTCAGCCCACTCAGTATCAGTGAACGGCTCAATCCCTTCCCCTTGGAACATATTCAACGTTGAATCAAGAGCATCAAAATCCCAGTCCATGGTTTCTTCCAGCCTCTCGCCACCATTTTCCGCGTGGCTTTGCTCCCGCGTCGCATTCCGGGTTGTGCTCGCAATGAGCTCAAGCACAGCCTCAGACATCTGCATAAACGCGTTTGCGTGACGCTGTACCGTCTGCCACTCAGCCGTAATCTTGCTCAACGTTTCACCGCATAGTTTGAGGCCGTTGACGACCGTGTCCAACTCTGAGGGCGTCAGGCTGACCCCGTCATTGTTGTGACGTCGATGCTCTGGTATGCCTACTGCACAGTAGAGAATGCCAAAACCTGATTTTAACACGTCTTGCACGTACGTCCAGTTGGGTTTCAAGAAACCGTCGTTGGACTGCTTCTGATACGCCAGCAGAATTTGGTAAGCCGAGAGGGTATACTGCCACAAGTGCTCGATACTCGCGGTCGCGTTCTGCGCGTTGTCCGAGGGAAGAACCAGATACGACAAGAACTTCATCCGCTCGCGGTGAAAGTTGATATCGAGATATTGCTTGGTTTCGTATGCGTTTGTAGGGGTAGGCTTGACAACACTAGAGTTGTACCAAACCTCAAGCGCATCGGTCCATGTTTTCGCAGTCTCTATCTGCTCTGCTAGAGAAGCTTGTTGTCGTGATAAACGGTTCAAAGCTATCCGCGCATTCGTACCAAGACGTCGTAGGAGGGTGTGTCTCACCAAGTTCGTCACTTCGGTGTATCGCCCAGGAATCTCTGGCTCGCCCGCCTTGATCTGGCCGTCATCCTGGTTGATTGGAAGCTCAATGGTGATATCCTCTTCAGCCAGAGCTACAGGTCGACCCAAGTTCTGGCTGCAGTGTCGATCCGAGATGTATGCAGACCAGAATATTTTTCGCCGTAGCTGCTCTTGTAGCCGGTCGTGCTCCGCCGTCTCCCGACTATGGAAGCCAAATTTCACACAGACCCTCATGGCTTGTCTGATAATCTCCCAAGTACTCGCGATGCCGACGTCGTGTAGAGTAGCAAAGACAAAGACTAGGAGCAGATTCTGTATCTGTGCAGGAGGCGGCACTTGACCAAGGTGAGCCTCGTTGCTCATAGCGGTCAGATAATGGTCTCTTGCGTAGTCTTCCTTCCATCTCCCAGGAGAACGCATGGCCCCGATAGCAAATATCATGTGAAGCTGGAAGAGATCTTGAGTCTTGTCATGTCCAGTATAGGCCGGGGTGCCAGTATACAGTCGCTCAAGCTGCTGGAAGGCATCTGCTTGTCTCATGAACGGCATAGTAACGTGTAGTGCATCGAAGTACAACTTGACAAGCTCgacagcatcgccaaggctggGCAGTGGCATCTCTGTGGCGCGCACCCTTTCTATGTTCTGGTGCCCGTGTTCTTGGGCCGCAGAAACACCCAGGCGGAGGACTGAGTTATCTGAACCACGAGAGACGGCTGCGGCTACTAGCTGCCCGAGACTTGGTAGCTGTTTGTCAGCGATGGCAtggaggtcaaggagatcagTCAGCCGTACCTGAAGATACTCCCGGAGCCGCTGTAGTTGGGAGAAACCTTGGGCAAAGAGGTGGAAGGTGTAGGGTTAGACGCAGGTCTTATTTCAACGGATTCAGAATGTCGGCTCTCACGAATAGCAAGCCGTAGACTTTCAGCTCTGTCCCGAAGGCCATCCACATAGCTAACGCAACATATAAGTGGCGTCTAGACTCAACGTCCAACTCTACATACCTCCTTGTGTGAAGCTGCCCTGACCCAGGGTCCACGGAGATACATTGTACTCCAAGTCTAGTGCAATTattgcatgactgtgacagTCTATCGCACTATGTAAGAAGAGTCAGAGAGACCGTACACGACAAAGGGGATTCCCGAAGGGTCTCGTACTTTTAATTTCTTACTTTTACATGATACACATGCTCCCTGAGTAGCAGTCACTGGATTCGATGCTGCAGGAGAACCGGCCTCTGGCATTGACTGCATTTCTTCTTGGTGTTTGTTATTGAGGTAGTGATCCAATGAGTGAGTGCGGGGTGTAAACCGACGGGTCATTCGCGTCACCAATCATCACTTTTGGTCATATAGCCGATTTAACTCCATTCACTCGGCGTTTCCCGGGCCAGTCATTTGGGTCAGTCGGACTTGCCCGGCAACCATTGATCGGTTCGGTCTGGATTGGGCGAAATGGGGCAGTCCAGCTGATTGATCGACGAGAAAATCATACAATTTGCCATTACGAGGTTTCAGTTGGAGGGCTTTGGTCAATTCCAGCAGATACTGATCAACCGTTCATATTCACCTACTCGCCGTAACTTCCTAGTAGTCGTTGAGATTCCCAATCGTGACCCCTTTGACGCTCTGATATTCAGCCAGGCCATACTTGGAGCCCTCAATGCCGACACCACTCTCCTTGATGCCCCCGAACGGTGACTCGCATGCCGTCATGATGCCCGTATTGACACCCACCATGCCACACTCAAGCTGACGAGCCACTCTCATAACGCGCCCGATATCCTTGGAAAAGAAATACCCTGCCAAACCAAATTCCGTATCGTTGGCCAAGGCTATAACTTCCTCTTCAGTCTCAAACGAGAAAATGGCTGCGAGGGGTCCGAAGGTTT
This region of Fusarium keratoplasticum isolate Fu6.1 chromosome 7, whole genome shotgun sequence genomic DNA includes:
- a CDS encoding Fungal-trans domain-containing protein encodes the protein MYLRGPWVRAASHKEVSPNYSGSGSIFSLGQLVAAAVSRGSDNSVLRLGVSAAQEHGHQNIERVRATEMPLPSLGDAVELVKLYFDALHVTMPFMRQADAFQQLERLYTGTPAYTGHDKTQDLFQLHMIFAIGAMRSPGRWKEDYARDHYLTAMSNEAHLGQVPPPAQIQNLLLVFVFATLHDVGIASTWEIIRQAMRVCVKFGFHSRETAEHDRLQEQLRRKIFWSAYISDRHCSQNLGRPVALAEEDITIELPINQDDGQIKAGEPEIPGRYTEVTNLVRHTLLRRLGTNARIALNRLSRQQASLAEQIETAKTWTDALEVWYNSSVVKPTPTNAYETKQYLDINFHRERMKFLSYLVLPSDNAQNATASIEHLWQYTLSAYQILLAYQKQSNDGFLKPNWTYVQDVLKSGFGILYCAVGIPEHRRHNNDGVSLTPSELDTVVNGLKLCGETLSKITAEWQTVQRHANAFMQMSEAVLELIASTTRNATREQSHAENGGERLEETMDWDFDALDSTLNMFQGEGIEPFTDTEWAELFELAVEADGELTMPM
- a CDS encoding oxygenase subunit alpha; translated protein: MFQFLSSKSAPTDVPRALPASWYREPAMYELERRAIYSKRWLLVTHRSRFAKSGDFVQYNEAGFSFFLCLDREGNLNGFHNICRHRAYPVVTKDEGNVSILSCKYHGWSYGLSGKLAKAPRFEKMETFDKDANGLFKVHVHIDKRGFVWVNLDGGDKPSVPWKSDFDGADTQPRLGIFNMDDYTFDHAWDMHGDYNWKTLVDNYNECYHCSVAHPGIAATSNLTTYKVEVKGGQIQHFVEDKKGKESGLEVAPTFFFPNASVTMTTKYFYLMRVVPTSATTTSMQYEVYRHKDATDEEFKEVDDFFKQVESEDKGLCNAAQKNLNAGVYVTGDLNSFNEKGVLYFQKILKEAVVQHRNEEQKAGGEMWPARRTAARNGIQEEIEFCQGLCDSKGKEVEW